AAACAACCGCACCCTTTTTGCTTCAACCCTAAATCTTTGCTTCACTTGATCATCAACTAGCTAGGAATCGATTGGCTTTCATATCCTTGTGATTTACAACATCCGAAACCAGATATATATGTCTGATTTGTAGAGATTTAAGCATGAGTTTTTGTGGGTTTTTGATAAAATATATTTATGAGCTTGAGTCTTCATGATTGTTATTTGTTGTTCGAAATTGATGTTAAATATAGCTTATACATATGTAAGTTGTTTAAAAGAAGAACAAGATCAACAGGTAGCTGAAGCAGTTGACGAACAAAAAAGCGCAAATATAAAATTAGAGGAGAAATTTACAGAAGCAAGTAAAAAACTGTTGAATTTGACGGTTGAAAATGCGCAGCTTGCTAATGATCTACTGATGAAAGAGGAACTTATCGAAGAGGTAAGTCATCAAATGTCAACCTACGATAGAGTTTAATGAGCTGATTAAAAGGCTATATTCTGCTGATAAGGAAAACGATATCTTGAAGTTTGAATATCGAAGAGGTAAGTCATTAAATGTCTAAAGAAACGAACACGATGTGCTGATGTGGTAAATAGACAGCACCAAGAAAATGTGAAACGTGCAGTGAAGTTAGATGCTGAATGTAAGAAACTACGGTTGTTGGTGAAAAAGCTGATCATAGGGTCTAATGATAAGCGAATGGTTTTCTTGATAAATCAGTTATGTGAAGTGGAAGAAGAAAACAAGATTTTAAGAGAAAATGTGCAAAAACGAGACGATGAAATTTGTGTTTTGCAGACGGAAATTGCTAAAATCACGTGTGATGAGACACATAGTAATGGTGTGAGTCCACGGATAATAATTGGAGACTCGGGTATGAGCCTTATGGACGATTTTGTTGAAATGGAGAAATTAGCAATAGTTTGTGCAGATGCAACAAATATTGATTCTGTAGGCAAAGAATTAGTCACGCTGGGAAAAGGTGACATCATCGATCCGTCTAATGATACCTGTGATTAGTTAGAGAGTGTTGTAAAGGCGTTTTTGGACGAAACACGCGTTTCAAAAAGAAATATCGATGAAGTGTTGAAAGAAATTAAAATAGCTTTACAGTGTCTGAATGATTTAGATACTGTTAACAGTTATATCACATGGAAATCACATGATACTGAGAAAAGCATTGTGAATTTGAAAACCGACTGAGGACCAACTTGAGAACCAGAAGCTGATCAATGAGAAACTTGGTCATAACGAGTTCAGATAAATGATGTAAGATAGAAGTCACTATTGTGAAGAACTAGAAGCAACATGTCTCGATCTACAACTCCAACTAGCGAGGTGACAATTTTTACCTTTATAGTTTTAGCAAATGTAACTATTTTTCTAACAATTTAATCTAACTACTTTTGAAAGATGTAACGTGCAGTGTGTCTGATAAAGATTCGGGACACGCAAATGCTGAGGACTGAGGAGGAACATAAAATGGTTGAAACGGTAAGCAACTTTTCAACATCCATGGAACAATGTTAATCACGTAATAAGTAGTGAGTAATGCAATCCAATTTGCAGCATACTTAAAAAGATAATGATGTTTACCATTAGATTATACATTTATCAAAATGCCCAACACATAGCTCCACACATAGTGTCACTGCAAAGAAAGTAACTTGTACCAAAAGTACAGCAAATTGATAGGTAATAATGATAACGAACAAATCAAGAATCGGATTGGAATGCCATCGGCGCCAATCTTTAGCAAGTGAATGCCTTCAGATTGGCTGAAGATTGGCACAGTAATCTATTAAATATCAAAATCATTTCAAGCTTGTAAACAAATTACAATTGGTTAGTAGTAATAAAGTCTAACATGTTACCGTACTACACAAAACAGCAACTTAGAATCAATCCAAAAATATTATGATCACATAAAATTCACTCACATTTAGATATGGAATCACATTCAGATATTCAAAAATCATCAACATTACCATAAACTAATTCATCAATCTCATAATCAAAACTTCAAGAACATAAACAgaatctaataatactaataatcatcatcaaaataaaattaaaattaaaacataaaTTTCAACGATAAGATTTCTGAAACCTAGCACGTGCACCACGACCACCAAACTTCTTAGGCTCACATCTTCTAGGATCAGCAACAAGCAAAGTCCGATCATACCTTATCAAAATATCCTTTATCTCCTTTTTCTGTTCTTCATCAACAAATTTCTGGTAATACGCCACAAGTGCTTTTGAAATGCTCTGACGTATTGCATATATCTGAGAAGTGTGACCACCGCCTTTTACTCGAATCCTCATGTCAACGCCGGCAAACTTTGACCGTCCAAGGAGAAGAATCGGTTCATACGCTTTGTTTCGAAGGATTTCAGGCTGAAGGTGATCGATTGGAGCTCCGTTAACCTTGATTAGTCCACGGCCGGCCTTGCAGTGTGTTACGGCGACGGCGGTTTTCTTTCGGCCGAAACATTGAACGGAATTTTGTGACGCGGCTGCCATGGTTGCAAAATACAAAACCTAATTTTGTGATCTGAAAATGGGATAGGCGATGAGTTTCAGTTGGGGTTTATAAATTGTTATGGGTTATTAGGGATTATTATTGGGCTAATTACTATTTTGATGTGGCCCATTTATAATGACTGGATCATTTAAAATTGTGGTGTGATTGATAAGAAAGTGATCTCGAATTTTCAATATTCATTTGTacatcaacaaaaatattttaTGATGATATACAATATAACAATTATAAAGTATGCTTGGTATTGTAAAGATAAATAGATCAGGCTGATTAATAAAAAGCTCTAAAAGTTCGTTTGGCTCACGAAACCCAATAGAATTCCGACAAAAATtagaattgaatttagacacgacGCTTTCGCTATTCCCTTCCCAACCCCGGCTAACTTTTTTTTACACAGAGTTGAAACTTAGCCAATGGACGAGTGGACCAGGGTGAAGCTTTAGTTTCATTGCCGGCCAAAGCTCCTATTCGACGATGACAAACGGTCTGTCAATAAATCCTCATTTTTCACCATCATACATCGCAGCTAAAAAGGAAGGACGAACGAATCCAAAAAGAAAGACATaattactcccgtcgtccttgaacttATACTTAAATCACATGCGTCGTCCTTGGAACTTTTTTTGAACTCACGACGTCACTAAACTATCTGGAAATCACTCCTGCCATCCTTCTGTTTGGTTGCCATTCAAAAGCACCGTTAAACTGCATCATGTGCATAGCACGTGTGGGTATTTCTGTCTTTTTCACCACCTCACCCATTAAATACCCCACCCACCCACAATTCGTCCCCATTCTCTCTCCCACCCAATTCAATTCCTTCCAAACCCTAAACTGGATCAAAAATGGTGACGAAGTTCTATCAAATTCGAGAGGATGATATGCATTATGATGTTAAGATGCTTTATGGTAAGTattattccttttttttttttacattaaacAGCTACTTATACCTAAATGTTATATGTACAGTGAATTTTAAACTAAATGTTATGGTTTGCAGAACATACTTCTACTCTTTTTTCTATTGAGTTGCATCACGGTGGTAAATTTACTGATACTCCTGGTAAGAAATACGTAGATGTCAAGATAACCTATATTGATGCCCTCGACATTGATTTCTTTTCCTATCATGAACTTGGTGAGATTATTCAGGATTTAGGTTACAATGGGCATGGTGTGATACTTTTCCACTTTTTAAAGCCTTATAGTGATCTTGATTATGGTTTAGAACCTTTGGGGTGTGATCAAGACATACTGAGATTAAGTAAGTATGCAATGGAGTTTAAGATTGTTAACATCTACAGTGAACATGGCATGAAACCCAAAGTAAACCCATTTAGGAGTCCTTCTGCTAGAATTCCTTTTAGGTTAGAAGAAATTGAAGATGAAGAATCTGCACCTATTAAGACCAAAAAATCAAAAGAAGTTGGTGCATTAATGCCAAAGAAGCTGCTTTTAAAGTACAATGTGAGTCAAGTATGTATCTAAAAACACCAAATCTGAAACATGGGTTGTAAGATCTCTTAAAGATGTTCATGATTGCTTGACATCAAGGTACATCAAACAGTGCACTTACAAAGTTCTAGCAGATAAGTTAATTTCTGAAATATCAGATAATCCAAAGATCCCAATCAGAGCTGTTAAATCTAGATGTGAAACTGAATTTGAAGTGAGGGTGcatagtgtaacgaccctggtttttccaacattattttattaataataattattattaataagtgtgattaaacgaatgtatgttattacatttacttgttgccatgattaaccgtacttgattctttaatgcccgaaacgtctttgtgacacccgaaacttacacgaataataatttcaagtattatttacattcatgattaattttattaatcattttaattaactatggtgattagttagttacttgggctttagttggaataatttgtaaattacttgaacttgggcttgttaaATGTTATGGACTCATGGTTATGGACTTATAGGCCCACTCTACCTCCCTTAATGGACTACTAGGAGCCCATATTATGCTAATggctaattaataataaacatggaATAAATAAATTAAGTGGAAGACAATTTCTTACAAGCATGCTAGCAATATTCCCTCATGCTCTTAGCTTTTCCCATTTCACACAAACACCACACTTCAATGCAAGAATAATGCATGTTGACCACTCCATGGATGGCCTAAAAACCGTCCACCATTGGGGTCTTGGAGGGTGGGATTGTTTTTAAATTTTGACTACATATTCTCTAGTATTATCTCACTTATACTTACACATACTTGCACACTTTCAAttgatctcatttttctctctacttggtaagtaacaaggcttatttactcttctttttcttcatctaaaACAGCCCCCaacaatcatcttcatcatcatttcttttgttgttaaattgttacttaatcttgttatagcttacttacttgtagttgttttaaTTACTAGTTTCTTGTTGTTACATACTAATTACTAAggagcaaactttctagtttgattcttcatttatcttgtgctaacaagaacatgcaagaacaaaactctctagtttatgttctacctctattgttataaaagattgtaagttcgtggttgtaaaaatcatacatgcattcatgttagtaaacttgaagtttactttctaaagatcaagacctaggcttgaatctttaaaagtatgaaactcatgaacttgttacttgtttatttagtttatcactttCATTTTTGCACTCaaattacactttactagttgataatcaaagttttgtaacctatggtttcactaaagtaaagattcaagggaTGGTAATTAtgatttaacttaatgactttacttagacttttacttgggttatgatggtcaagacttggttaaaatgatgtaaacacatccatgagttgtacacttgaagccatatgcatcaaggatgagaaccatgatgaacatcaagcaccaaaaccaccggaactcccttaaacttactgttctgtccaaactttctgatcagctgaacccgtaacagaccagtaggtctgggctgatctaacctctatttttggatagaacttttcgagtagataacttttcatataagactcgtcttcatacgagttacggtttagagtctatggccctccgagcgtcactaagtccatttacttttctagttttctgtttctgttttctgtttactgttttctgagtcagacctaaacacctgggctactgtaactgtgatattcagttagctctgttctagtagataatttttcatttaggactcgtcttaatacgagttacggtttaggatttatggccctccgatcgtcactaggtcctctaacgttgtgcagaaaattctgacctactcgcacttaaaccgtcgccacggtcaaactaagacgagtttgcttctgagatttttaccacacttaaggaactcatatacggagccatggccactggtctcaccttatttaagTAGGTATAGataccgtggtgactgaccgaagtcagccttcgttttaaaacttcctttatgaacaaaacatacttatacctttcgtttgatgatgtttgatgatgacccttatgaccttatttacatacttataaaccttttaagacaagctactgacttagtactatttgacttaggttgaggacttttggaccgattacttgcacactttcccgactctacattactactattttaccgctacttatcattgtgagttatagctttccctttttactttaacttattttgggaactgagaatacatgcggattttatgttttacatactaggcacgagtacttaaacttatatatgtgtgggttatacaacggcataaacattccctttagctcggtaacgtttaatcattggtttttgaaccatgaacgcgaatcttagatatggatccatagggtgtgacatccccactcgggctagtcgcgctagcatttaacgagtgtttaatacttcgaggttatacgcacttgccaagtgcactttcagggggtacataaacgttaagttagttaccgggtgcccgcggttaagcatatacttttacatacttttgaaacgctcgttgtagcaccgaaatctcgtggcctacttacattactgttatacttaaactatagc
This genomic window from Rutidosis leptorrhynchoides isolate AG116_Rl617_1_P2 chromosome 2, CSIRO_AGI_Rlap_v1, whole genome shotgun sequence contains:
- the LOC139894334 gene encoding small ribosomal subunit protein uS9-like, which encodes MAAASQNSVQCFGRKKTAVAVTHCKAGRGLIKVNGAPIDHLQPEILRNKAYEPILLLGRSKFAGVDMRIRVKGGGHTSQIYAIRQSISKALVAYYQKFVDEEQKKEIKDILIRYDRTLLVADPRRCEPKKFGGRGARARFQKSYR